Proteins found in one Nostoc sp. NIES-3756 genomic segment:
- a CDS encoding STAS domain-containing protein gives MQTVLKSHKIQVIRPYGCLNATNALEFERDLTTTLAQEDISNLFVDLADVESLDSSGLMALVSALKLAQNLSKGFQLYSVSPAIRIIFELTQLDGVFEIFEHKAELAV, from the coding sequence ATGCAGACAGTACTGAAGAGTCACAAAATTCAGGTGATCCGTCCTTATGGTTGCCTGAATGCGACTAATGCTTTGGAATTTGAACGAGACTTAACTACTACTCTGGCACAGGAGGATATCTCAAACCTGTTTGTGGATTTAGCTGATGTTGAATCCTTAGACAGTTCTGGACTCATGGCTTTGGTGTCTGCGCTAAAACTAGCTCAAAACTTAAGTAAAGGTTTCCAACTTTACTCTGTTTCCCCAGCTATCCGGATTATTTTTGAACTGACTCAACTCGACGGCGTGTTTGAAATTTTTGAACACAAAGCAGAGTTGGCAGTATAA
- a CDS encoding TIGR03960 family B12-binding radical SAM protein, with translation MAVAFENLITPDILKPARYLGNERLAVHKQWDTAVIRWVLTYPEVYEVGASNLGHIILYNILNAQPRQLCDRAYLPGTDLAAKLRATNTPLFAVESKRSLGEFDILGFSLSYELGATNILEMLDLAGIPLTWQERLQGNYPLIFAGGQTATSNPEPYADFFDFFALGDGEELLSEIGLILEEGKTAGLSREDLLLDLAQIPGVYVPMFYQMTASGAVEALCPNVPKRVLRRVATPIPAYSIGLVPYVETVHDRLTIEIRRGCTRGCRFCQPGMLTRPARDVEPEKVVDAIEQGMRATGYNEFSLLSLSCSDYLSLPSVGMEIKNRLKNENISLSLPSQRVDRFDENIANILGGTRQGSITFAPEAGTQRMRDIVNKGLTNEELLRGVKTAWEQGWDKIKLYFMIGLPGETDADVLGIAETVSWLQRECRAKGRRPLNFNITISNFTPKPHTPFQWHSVATAEFKRKQNLLRQTFRRIRGVKVNFTDVRISAMEDFIGRGDRSLGKVLRRAWELGAGMDSWYEGLDKAFTAWENAIAEAGLDWKYRQVENGEWNLFHVGEGDEGEVLPSPKSLDTPLPWDHIDTGIDKKWLQEDLQRALEAAIVPDCSFEGCSHCGVCGTDFGHNIVIEPPPIPQFAGEFVPNTNKTQRLRVWFGKQGDMALLSHLDLMRLFDRVVRRASLPVAYTGGFHPNPRIAVASALALGATSSGEIVDFELTQPVEIDTFLQKLAGELPPDIPVYRVEQIDLKSPAANQILDKAEYVIKVAVSREVTSVQWQNWIEAIQARDEIFYEQITKSGKSQIVNLRSRLFDLELVSTYNSEAESTAVLCYVGSCRLDGVLLRPEQILSMLEAVAGKEEFHLLHIHRNQLILAV, from the coding sequence GTGGCTGTTGCATTTGAAAACTTAATCACACCGGATATTCTAAAACCGGCGCGTTACTTAGGTAATGAGCGCCTAGCAGTACATAAACAGTGGGATACCGCCGTCATACGTTGGGTATTAACTTATCCAGAAGTTTATGAAGTCGGAGCATCCAACTTAGGGCATATCATTCTCTATAACATCTTGAATGCCCAACCGCGACAACTATGCGATCGTGCCTATTTACCAGGTACAGACTTAGCAGCAAAACTCAGGGCGACCAATACTCCCCTATTTGCTGTCGAGTCCAAGCGATCGCTCGGAGAATTTGATATTTTAGGTTTTAGTCTCAGTTACGAATTGGGAGCCACCAACATTCTAGAAATGTTGGATTTGGCAGGAATACCTCTAACTTGGCAAGAACGCTTACAAGGGAATTACCCCCTAATTTTTGCTGGGGGACAAACAGCAACATCAAATCCTGAACCTTATGCTGACTTCTTCGACTTTTTTGCCTTAGGGGATGGTGAAGAACTTCTAAGCGAAATTGGCTTGATATTAGAAGAAGGTAAAACAGCAGGATTAAGTCGAGAAGATTTACTCCTCGATTTGGCACAAATACCAGGCGTTTATGTGCCGATGTTTTACCAGATGACAGCAAGCGGTGCTGTAGAGGCGCTATGTCCAAATGTACCCAAGCGAGTTTTGCGACGAGTAGCTACCCCAATACCCGCTTATTCCATTGGATTAGTACCATACGTAGAAACTGTACACGATCGCTTGACAATAGAAATTCGCCGGGGTTGCACTCGTGGCTGTCGCTTCTGCCAACCAGGAATGCTTACCCGTCCTGCTAGAGATGTCGAACCGGAGAAAGTAGTTGACGCAATCGAGCAAGGAATGCGAGCAACTGGTTATAATGAGTTTTCCTTATTGTCCCTGAGTTGTTCTGATTATTTGTCCCTCCCATCTGTAGGGATGGAAATTAAGAATCGGTTAAAAAACGAAAATATTTCCTTATCTCTACCCAGTCAGCGAGTAGATAGATTTGATGAGAACATTGCCAACATCCTGGGTGGTACAAGGCAAGGCAGCATTACCTTTGCCCCAGAAGCCGGTACTCAAAGGATGCGGGATATAGTCAACAAGGGGTTAACCAACGAAGAATTATTAAGAGGTGTAAAAACAGCTTGGGAACAAGGCTGGGACAAAATCAAGTTATATTTCATGATCGGCTTACCAGGGGAAACCGATGCCGACGTTTTAGGAATTGCAGAAACGGTAAGTTGGTTGCAACGGGAATGTAGAGCCAAAGGTAGAAGACCACTCAATTTCAACATTACAATTTCCAACTTCACACCCAAACCCCATACCCCATTTCAATGGCACTCTGTAGCTACGGCAGAATTTAAACGCAAACAAAACTTACTGCGTCAAACATTCCGCCGGATACGTGGGGTAAAAGTCAACTTTACCGATGTCCGCATCTCGGCAATGGAAGACTTCATTGGTAGAGGCGATCGCTCATTAGGTAAAGTATTACGTAGAGCCTGGGAATTAGGCGCAGGTATGGATTCCTGGTATGAAGGCTTAGATAAAGCTTTCACCGCTTGGGAAAATGCGATCGCTGAAGCTGGTCTAGATTGGAAGTATCGTCAAGTAGAAAACGGCGAGTGGAATTTGTTCCATGTAGGTGAGGGAGATGAGGGAGAAGTCTTACCTAGTCCCAAGTCCCTAGATACTCCCCTGCCTTGGGATCATATAGATACAGGCATTGACAAAAAGTGGCTGCAAGAGGACTTACAACGCGCTCTAGAAGCGGCAATTGTTCCCGACTGTTCTTTTGAAGGTTGTTCTCACTGTGGCGTTTGTGGCACTGATTTTGGACATAACATCGTCATTGAGCCGCCACCAATTCCTCAATTTGCGGGTGAATTTGTCCCTAACACCAACAAAACTCAACGACTACGTGTTTGGTTTGGTAAACAAGGTGACATGGCTTTACTCAGTCACTTGGATTTAATGCGTTTATTCGACCGCGTAGTTAGAAGGGCGAGTTTACCAGTAGCTTATACTGGTGGTTTTCATCCCAATCCTCGCATTGCTGTAGCTAGTGCCTTAGCATTGGGAGCTACTAGCAGTGGCGAAATTGTGGATTTTGAATTAACTCAACCAGTAGAAATAGATACGTTTCTACAAAAACTCGCTGGTGAACTACCTCCAGATATACCTGTATATCGTGTAGAACAAATAGATTTAAAATCCCCAGCCGCTAACCAAATCTTAGATAAGGCAGAGTATGTAATTAAAGTAGCAGTATCTAGGGAAGTAACATCTGTACAATGGCAAAACTGGATTGAAGCCATCCAAGCAAGAGACGAAATCTTCTACGAACAAATTACCAAATCTGGTAAGAGCCAAATAGTAAATCTGCGCTCACGTTTGTTTGACTTAGAATTAGTCTCAACCTACAACAGCGAAGCTGAATCTACAGCAGTTTTGTGTTATGTGGGTAGCTGTCGTCTTGACGGCGTACTGTTGCGTCCCGAACAAATTCTATCTATGCTAGAAGCAGTTGCTGGTAAAGAAGAATTTCATCTTCTGCACATTCATCGCAATCAACTAATTTTAGCGGTATAA
- a CDS encoding Rne/Rng family ribonuclease yields the protein MPKQIIIAEQHQIAAVFSEDQIQELVVATGHHQIGDIYLGAVENVLPGIDAAFVNIGDPERNGFIHVTDLGPLRLKRSAAAITELLAPQQKVLVQVMKEPTGTKGPRLTGNITMPGRYVVLMPYGRGVNLSRRIKSESERNRLRALAILIKPAGMGLLVRTEAEGKPEEAIIEDLEVLQKQWEAIQLEAQSTRAPALLNRDDDFIQRVLRDMYGADVNRIVVDSSTGLKRVKQYLQNWSGGQTPQGLLIDHHRDRSPILEYFRINAAIREALKPRVDLPSGGYIIIEPTEALTVIDVNSGSFTRSATARETVLWTNCEAATEIARQLRLRNIAGVIVVDFIDMESRRDQLQVLEHFNKALRADKARPQIAQLTELGLVELTRKRQGQNIYELFGNTCPTCGGLGHTVHLPGENESRLPTPPVPVEVPERFVSLPTREPRLPTARIPEPRESYDSFGDGFENDSDLGSLNLINHPSYQELNDQNKRRARTRRSRIGINGTNGKDEPRINGNPIGFIGEPDLDLDTDGELGQTPELPSPNLGKSSWTDRAERTKVIKTEPVKPVVEPPEIKTVEMTVEEQDIFALMGVSPLIKLEQEVKNPKAVIINIVQPGQTPTASPEVAPEPVTTVTPSVEVSTPKVKSEPKSVSATVTEPIKVVTTSEDSETTSTTTASRRRRRRSSAADSDTGDES from the coding sequence ATGCCAAAACAAATTATTATCGCGGAGCAGCATCAAATCGCTGCTGTATTTTCGGAAGATCAAATACAAGAACTCGTTGTAGCCACAGGCCATCATCAAATCGGTGACATCTACTTGGGTGCAGTAGAAAACGTATTACCTGGTATTGATGCCGCTTTTGTTAATATTGGCGATCCAGAACGTAACGGTTTTATTCATGTAACAGACTTAGGCCCTTTACGCTTAAAACGTTCAGCTGCTGCAATTACAGAATTATTAGCACCACAACAAAAAGTGTTGGTGCAGGTAATGAAAGAGCCAACGGGAACAAAAGGCCCAAGGCTGACAGGTAATATCACAATGCCCGGGCGTTATGTGGTATTGATGCCCTACGGTAGGGGTGTGAATTTATCACGGCGGATTAAGAGTGAAAGTGAACGTAACCGCTTACGAGCATTGGCAATTTTAATTAAGCCTGCTGGCATGGGTTTGTTAGTGCGTACAGAAGCAGAAGGCAAACCTGAAGAAGCAATTATTGAAGATTTGGAAGTGCTGCAAAAGCAATGGGAAGCCATCCAACTAGAGGCACAATCAACCCGTGCGCCAGCACTACTTAACCGTGATGATGACTTTATCCAGCGCGTATTACGTGATATGTACGGCGCGGATGTAAATAGAATTGTGGTCGATTCTAGTACTGGCTTGAAGCGAGTCAAGCAGTATTTACAGAACTGGAGCGGTGGACAGACACCACAAGGATTGTTGATTGACCATCACCGCGATCGCTCACCAATTTTAGAATATTTCCGCATCAATGCTGCCATCCGCGAAGCTCTCAAACCAAGGGTAGACCTGCCTTCCGGTGGTTATATCATAATTGAACCAACAGAAGCACTCACTGTAATAGATGTTAACTCTGGTTCCTTCACGCGATCGGCAACAGCCAGAGAAACAGTTCTGTGGACAAACTGTGAAGCAGCCACAGAAATTGCTCGTCAGCTACGTCTGCGGAACATTGCTGGGGTAATAGTCGTTGATTTCATCGATATGGAATCTCGGCGTGACCAATTACAGGTTCTTGAACACTTTAATAAAGCACTTCGCGCAGATAAAGCCCGTCCGCAAATTGCCCAACTCACAGAACTAGGTTTAGTAGAACTGACTCGGAAGCGTCAAGGGCAGAATATATACGAATTATTTGGTAATACCTGCCCCACCTGTGGCGGTTTAGGACATACCGTCCACTTACCTGGAGAAAACGAAAGCCGCTTACCCACGCCACCAGTACCAGTAGAAGTGCCTGAGCGTTTTGTATCTCTGCCTACTAGAGAGCCACGCTTACCAACTGCACGTATTCCCGAACCACGGGAAAGTTACGATAGCTTTGGTGATGGATTTGAAAATGATTCTGACTTGGGTTCTTTAAATTTAATTAATCATCCCAGCTACCAAGAACTAAACGACCAAAACAAACGCCGCGCCCGTACCCGTCGTAGTCGTATTGGCATCAATGGAACCAATGGCAAAGATGAACCAAGAATCAATGGTAATCCTATAGGTTTTATTGGTGAACCAGACCTAGACCTAGATACGGATGGAGAATTAGGCCAAACACCAGAGTTACCCTCACCTAACTTGGGTAAATCTAGTTGGACTGACAGAGCAGAACGGACTAAAGTCATCAAAACAGAGCCAGTTAAGCCAGTGGTAGAACCACCGGAAATCAAGACTGTGGAAATGACTGTAGAAGAGCAAGATATTTTCGCGTTGATGGGAGTTTCTCCACTCATTAAGTTAGAGCAGGAAGTGAAGAATCCTAAAGCGGTGATTATTAACATCGTTCAACCAGGACAAACACCTACTGCATCGCCCGAAGTTGCTCCGGAGCCAGTGACGACAGTTACACCTAGTGTTGAAGTGAGTACGCCAAAAGTAAAATCAGAACCTAAATCTGTGTCAGCAACGGTAACTGAGCCGATAAAGGTGGTCACAACCTCTGAAGATTCCGAAACTACTAGCACTACCACAGCTAGTCGTCGTCGTCGTCGTCGTTCCTCTGCGGCTGACTCAGACACGGGTGATGAGAGTTAA
- a CDS encoding ribonuclease HII produces MVKRGQTAYTLELPLALDTTSWLEFSLDLANISGLVAGIDEVGRGALFGPVVAAAVILPVSAFSQLVTAEIKDSKKLSHSRRVQLAQQICTLAIDWKIGYAATAEIDQINILQATILAMRRAVQKLKVQPALCLVDGNQPVKDLPMPQQTIIKGDERSLNIAAASIVAKVWRDDLIQRLAIKYPMYDLKSNKGYGSKKHLLALQEYGASPLHRQSFRPCQIQLT; encoded by the coding sequence ATGGTAAAGAGGGGGCAAACTGCCTATACTCTAGAGTTGCCCTTAGCCCTAGACACAACTAGTTGGCTAGAGTTTTCTCTTGATTTAGCAAATATCTCAGGTTTAGTTGCAGGGATAGATGAAGTAGGGCGGGGCGCTCTTTTTGGCCCTGTAGTTGCGGCGGCTGTAATATTGCCTGTTAGTGCTTTTTCTCAGTTGGTAACAGCCGAGATTAAAGATAGTAAGAAATTATCTCATTCTCGGCGAGTTCAGCTAGCACAGCAAATTTGCACGTTAGCTATAGATTGGAAAATTGGTTATGCTGCAACTGCGGAAATTGACCAAATCAATATTTTACAAGCAACAATCTTAGCTATGAGGCGGGCTGTACAAAAGCTTAAGGTACAGCCTGCACTATGTTTAGTTGATGGTAATCAGCCCGTAAAGGATTTACCTATGCCACAACAAACTATTATTAAGGGAGATGAGCGATCGCTTAATATTGCTGCTGCTAGTATCGTAGCTAAAGTTTGGCGTGACGATTTGATACAGCGTCTAGCAATAAAATACCCTATGTATGATTTAAAAAGTAATAAAGGCTATGGTAGTAAAAAGCATCTATTAGCTCTGCAAGAATACGGTGCTTCTCCTTTACATCGTCAGTCTTTCCGTCCTTGCCAAATTCAGCTTACCTAA
- a CDS encoding DUF1997 domain-containing protein codes for MLTKFTASQPVEIAVPDQPIPIQHYLRQPQRLVNALVDHKRIQQLSEEIFRLKMRPLSFMSLSIQPTVDMRVWAESNGTIYLRSVACEIRGFEYINQRFSLNLRGYLSPYQSNTGTRLEGRADLEVQVDLPPPFSLTPKPILETTGNSLLKSVLLTVKQRLLHHLLADYRQWVISQTQEESLGQDDTQLPILNIE; via the coding sequence ATGCTTACCAAGTTTACTGCCTCCCAACCAGTAGAAATTGCAGTACCAGATCAGCCTATTCCTATTCAGCACTACTTGCGTCAGCCACAACGTTTAGTTAATGCTTTAGTTGATCACAAACGCATTCAGCAGCTTTCTGAAGAAATATTTCGTTTAAAAATGCGTCCTCTATCTTTCATGTCATTAAGTATTCAACCCACTGTAGACATGAGAGTTTGGGCAGAATCTAACGGAACTATTTATCTGCGATCGGTGGCTTGCGAAATTCGCGGTTTTGAGTATATTAACCAACGCTTCTCTTTGAATTTAAGAGGATACTTATCACCGTATCAATCAAATACTGGTACTCGTCTAGAAGGTAGAGCTGATTTAGAGGTGCAAGTAGATTTACCGCCTCCTTTTTCTTTAACTCCCAAACCAATTTTAGAAACTACTGGTAATAGTTTACTCAAGAGTGTTTTATTGACTGTAAAACAGAGATTGTTACATCATTTACTAGCAGATTATCGTCAGTGGGTAATTTCTCAAACTCAAGAAGAATCTCTAGGCCAAGATGATACTCAATTGCCAATTCTGAATATAGAATAG
- a CDS encoding glycosyltransferase family 39 protein: MLPTSVIKNRSHLLLLLLWLVIGIFLRFLRLAALPPWTDECATMVFSLGNSFRTVPLNEIISSDILLQPLQVNPANGINSVIKELLTQSTHPPVYFALAHFWMKLFSPPGEIASIWLARSLSAIFGVLSIPAMFCCGYVTFRSKLVGQMAAAMMAVSPYIVFLGREARHYTLAMLLVIASLCCCVKAIQSIHCQQSLPMWTVLTWVAINSLGIATHYFFALTLTAEALVLFAHIWRNRKQNPRQSNWWRIWIAVLGTLIGCLVWIPFLQSIPDNDLTNWVAISNPQTRWLEPIGRLMLWNISMLLLLPSAFTSLPIGILIASGIATLLFLLLSVPKIIYGLKTYKECSDGCLEIQILYEYLLVVVFLCLFFTYALSKDLTLAARFQYVYAPAIILLLGASLAGCWQHLIKGKGSVSIILLTALLGGLTVDWNLGYLQNQRPDILASLIHGVSPNNTLVATKHLHHGQTGRMMGLAWEFQRQADFNVQFFLAGKDSNNQNYTGSVQKLQDRIAKIQRPLDAWLVEFRTPINLESQQCVQDKQYGKTAGEYSYKLYHCLS, encoded by the coding sequence ATGTTGCCAACATCAGTCATAAAAAACCGCTCTCATCTATTGCTTCTGCTGTTGTGGCTGGTTATCGGTATTTTTCTCCGATTTCTGCGTCTGGCTGCTTTACCACCTTGGACTGATGAATGTGCCACAATGGTTTTCAGCTTGGGCAATAGTTTTCGTACAGTACCACTCAATGAAATTATTAGTTCCGATATACTATTGCAGCCGCTACAAGTTAACCCAGCAAATGGCATTAATAGTGTAATTAAGGAACTATTGACGCAGAGTACCCATCCACCAGTCTATTTTGCTCTAGCTCATTTCTGGATGAAGTTGTTTTCACCACCCGGGGAAATTGCCTCAATTTGGCTGGCGCGATCGCTCAGTGCTATTTTTGGTGTGTTATCAATTCCCGCCATGTTTTGCTGTGGTTATGTTACCTTCCGTTCTAAGTTAGTCGGACAGATGGCGGCGGCGATGATGGCAGTTTCTCCCTACATTGTTTTTTTAGGTAGAGAAGCCAGACATTACACTTTGGCGATGTTATTGGTTATTGCTTCTTTATGTTGTTGTGTCAAAGCCATTCAATCCATCCACTGTCAGCAATCTCTACCTATGTGGACGGTGTTAACTTGGGTAGCTATTAATAGTTTAGGAATAGCTACCCATTATTTTTTCGCCTTAACTCTAACTGCTGAAGCATTAGTATTATTTGCTCACATTTGGCGCAACAGAAAGCAGAACCCTAGACAATCAAATTGGTGGCGTATTTGGATAGCCGTCTTAGGTACATTAATTGGCTGCCTTGTTTGGATACCATTTCTACAAAGTATTCCTGATAATGACCTAACAAACTGGGTGGCTATTAGTAACCCTCAGACTAGATGGCTAGAACCCATAGGGAGATTAATGCTATGGAATATTAGTATGTTGTTGCTCTTACCTTCTGCTTTTACAAGCTTACCTATAGGGATTCTTATTGCTTCTGGTATAGCAACTTTACTATTTTTACTATTGAGCGTACCTAAGATTATTTATGGGTTGAAAACATATAAAGAATGTTCTGATGGTTGTTTAGAGATACAAATATTGTATGAGTATCTGCTAGTAGTAGTCTTTTTATGTTTATTCTTTACTTATGCTCTAAGTAAGGATTTAACTTTAGCTGCACGCTTTCAATATGTTTATGCACCAGCAATTATCTTACTTTTAGGGGCTTCATTAGCAGGTTGTTGGCAACATCTTATAAAGGGGAAAGGTAGCGTAAGTATAATTTTGCTGACGGCGCTATTGGGAGGACTAACTGTAGATTGGAATCTTGGTTATTTACAAAATCAACGTCCAGATATTCTTGCTTCACTGATTCATGGAGTTTCTCCCAATAATACGTTAGTTGCAACAAAACATTTACATCATGGGCAAACTGGCAGAATGATGGGTTTGGCTTGGGAATTTCAACGACAAGCAGACTTTAATGTCCAATTTTTCCTAGCAGGTAAAGATTCAAACAACCAGAATTATACTGGTTCTGTGCAGAAATTACAGGACAGAATAGCGAAAATTCAACGACCTCTGGATGCGTGGTTAGTTGAGTTCCGCACCCCAATTAATTTAGAATCTCAGCAATGTGTGCAAGATAAACAATATGGTAAAACTGCCGGAGAATATAGTTACAAACTGTACCATTGCTTAAGTTAA
- the pheA gene encoding prephenate dehydratase → MSLTIAHLGPPGTYAEQAAALYVNWLTQTSGNEAILYPCPSIAQSLHAVAAGKTELAVVPVENSIEGSVTMTMDTLWQLDTLQIHSALVLPIAHTLISCATSLDEIKTVYSHPQALAQCQGWLGAFLPNVQVIPINSTTEALQKLEQDLTIAAIASSRAAYLYNLPILARNINDYPENCTRFWVVSQTEAEIVDQLPRQNPTHTSIAFSVPANVPGALLKPLQIFAHLGINLSRIESRPTKRSLGEYLFFIDLESDVSTLQMKTALAELNAYTEVLKIFGSYSVLSVNNPQ, encoded by the coding sequence ATGTCTTTAACTATTGCCCATTTGGGCCCGCCAGGCACTTATGCAGAACAAGCTGCTGCTTTGTATGTTAACTGGCTAACTCAAACAAGTGGAAATGAAGCTATTTTGTATCCATGCCCAAGCATAGCCCAATCTTTACATGCCGTTGCTGCTGGAAAAACCGAATTAGCTGTTGTGCCTGTAGAAAATTCTATTGAAGGCAGCGTCACTATGACGATGGACACCTTGTGGCAGTTAGACACCTTACAAATTCACTCAGCATTAGTTTTGCCGATCGCTCATACTTTGATTTCTTGTGCTACCAGTTTAGATGAAATCAAAACTGTTTATTCTCATCCCCAGGCTTTAGCCCAGTGTCAAGGATGGCTGGGAGCGTTTTTACCCAATGTCCAAGTTATCCCCATCAATTCGACAACTGAAGCCCTGCAAAAATTAGAGCAGGATTTGACAATAGCAGCGATCGCTTCTAGTAGAGCAGCATATCTGTACAACTTACCCATACTAGCCCGTAATATTAACGACTATCCAGAGAACTGTACTCGTTTTTGGGTAGTCAGCCAGACAGAAGCCGAGATTGTAGATCAACTACCTAGACAAAATCCTACCCACACTTCTATTGCTTTTAGTGTGCCAGCCAACGTACCGGGAGCGTTACTTAAACCACTACAAATATTTGCTCACTTAGGAATTAACCTCAGTCGTATTGAGTCTCGTCCCACAAAGCGATCGCTAGGCGAATATTTATTTTTTATTGATCTAGAATCAGATGTCAGTACACTACAGATGAAAACTGCTCTGGCAGAACTAAATGCCTACACAGAAGTTTTAAAAATTTTTGGTAGCTATAGTGTACTGTCAGTTAATAATCCACAATGA
- a CDS encoding LON peptidase substrate-binding domain-containing protein: MTSSSRIAVRELPLFPLPEVVLFPTRPLPLHIFEFRYRIMMNTILESDRRFGVLMVDPVKGTVANVGCCAEIIHYQRLPDDRMKMLTLGQQRFRVLEYVREKPYRVGLVEWLEDHPPTKDLRPLATDVEQLLRDVVRLSAKITEQNIEIPEELPDLPTELSYWVASNLYGVAGEQQSLLEMQDTAARLEREAEILTTTRNHLAARSVLKDTFNTK; this comes from the coding sequence ATGACATCTTCTTCTAGAATTGCCGTCCGTGAACTACCTCTGTTCCCGTTACCCGAAGTAGTTCTGTTTCCCACAAGACCGTTACCCCTGCATATTTTTGAGTTTCGCTACCGAATCATGATGAACACGATTTTGGAAAGCGATCGCAGGTTTGGGGTATTGATGGTTGACCCAGTGAAAGGTACTGTTGCCAATGTAGGCTGCTGTGCAGAAATTATTCACTATCAGCGCCTACCAGATGACCGGATGAAAATGTTGACTTTGGGACAGCAAAGATTTCGGGTTTTAGAATATGTAAGGGAAAAACCCTACCGTGTTGGTTTAGTAGAATGGTTAGAAGACCATCCGCCAACAAAAGATTTACGTCCTTTGGCGACTGATGTAGAACAATTACTACGGGATGTTGTTCGTCTTTCAGCAAAAATTACCGAACAAAATATAGAAATTCCTGAAGAATTGCCAGACTTACCCACAGAATTATCATACTGGGTAGCTAGTAACCTATATGGCGTAGCTGGAGAGCAGCAATCACTGCTGGAAATGCAAGACACTGCCGCCCGCCTAGAACGAGAAGCGGAAATTTTGACAACCACCCGTAATCACTTAGCAGCTCGTTCTGTTTTGAAAGACACTTTTAATACGAAGTAA
- the rpsJ gene encoding 30S ribosomal protein S10, whose amino-acid sequence MATLQQQKIRIRLQAFDRRLLDTSCEKIVDTANRTNATAIGPIPLPTKRKIYCVLRSPHVDKDSREHFETRTHRRIIDIYQPSSKTIDALMKLDLPSGVDIEVKL is encoded by the coding sequence ATGGCAACTCTACAGCAGCAGAAGATTAGAATACGTTTACAAGCTTTTGACCGTCGTTTATTAGATACATCTTGCGAGAAGATTGTTGATACAGCTAACCGGACTAACGCTACAGCCATAGGCCCGATTCCCTTACCAACAAAACGGAAAATCTACTGCGTGCTGCGATCGCCACACGTAGATAAAGATTCCCGCGAACATTTTGAAACCCGCACCCATCGCCGGATTATTGACATCTACCAACCTTCATCTAAAACTATCGATGCGCTAATGAAATTAGATTTACCTTCTGGTGTAGATATCGAAGTGAAACTGTAA